One Paraburkholderia kururiensis DNA window includes the following coding sequences:
- a CDS encoding ABC transporter permease, translated as MPIDFDFLFDTTRQLLAAVPTTLSLFACSLVLGGLLSFVIVAMRVSPHWLPNRFARAYILVFRGSPLLIQMFLVYYGLGQFGVIRESFMWPVLRDPYTCAVLSLALCTAGYTAEIIRGGLMAVPVGQIEAGYACGMSGFTLLFRVIGPIALRQCLPAYSTEAVLLVKSTALASLVTVWEVTGVAQQIIQQTYRTTEVFICAALIYLLLNFIVVRLLGWLEWRLSRHLRAAPTQAATLPPTASAQSSAQ; from the coding sequence ATGCCCATCGACTTCGACTTTCTCTTCGACACCACGCGCCAGCTGCTCGCGGCCGTGCCCACCACGCTGAGCCTCTTCGCATGCTCGCTCGTGCTGGGCGGCCTGCTTTCGTTCGTGATCGTAGCGATGCGCGTGTCGCCGCACTGGCTGCCGAACCGCTTCGCGCGCGCCTATATTCTCGTGTTTCGCGGCTCGCCGCTGCTGATCCAGATGTTTCTCGTCTACTACGGGCTCGGTCAGTTCGGCGTGATTCGCGAGAGCTTCATGTGGCCCGTGCTGCGCGACCCGTACACCTGCGCGGTGCTGTCGCTCGCACTCTGCACGGCGGGCTATACGGCCGAGATCATTCGCGGCGGCCTGATGGCCGTGCCCGTGGGGCAGATCGAAGCGGGCTACGCCTGCGGCATGTCGGGCTTCACGCTGCTCTTTCGCGTGATCGGGCCGATCGCGCTGCGCCAGTGCCTGCCCGCCTACTCGACGGAAGCCGTGCTGCTCGTGAAATCGACCGCGTTGGCGAGCCTCGTCACCGTATGGGAAGTGACGGGCGTCGCGCAGCAGATCATCCAGCAGACGTATCGCACCACGGAGGTGTTCATCTGCGCGGCGCTCATTTATCTGCTGCTCAATTTCATCGTGGTGAGGCTGCTCGGGTGGCTCGAATGGCGGCTGTCGCGCCATTTGCGCGCGGCGCCCACGCAGGCCGCGACGCTGCCGCCCACGGCGAGCGCGCAAAGCAGCGCGCAGTGA
- a CDS encoding ABC transporter permease: MEWIEMLGFGPQGWGGVLLLAALMTVALTLAALAVGAVTGAVIAAAKLSRFRVARVLGDVYTTVFRGVPELLVIYLFYFGGSTLVTTVGQWFGAEGFIGVPPFVIGALAVGMISGAYQAEVYRAAVLAVSRGELEAARAMGMAPLVVFRRILIPQVLRFALPGIGNVWQLSLKDSALISVTGLAELLRTSQVAAGSTHQYFTFFVAGGALYLVMTGISNRIFNKAEAQVGKSFRRNFARN; this comes from the coding sequence ATGGAATGGATCGAGATGCTGGGCTTCGGCCCGCAAGGGTGGGGCGGCGTGCTGCTGCTGGCGGCGCTGATGACGGTGGCGCTGACGCTCGCGGCGCTGGCCGTGGGTGCCGTGACGGGCGCGGTCATCGCGGCCGCGAAGCTCTCGCGCTTTCGCGTGGCGCGCGTGCTGGGCGACGTGTACACCACCGTGTTTCGCGGCGTACCCGAACTGCTCGTCATCTATCTGTTCTACTTCGGCGGCTCCACGCTCGTCACGACGGTGGGGCAATGGTTCGGCGCGGAAGGCTTCATCGGCGTGCCGCCGTTCGTGATCGGCGCGCTCGCGGTGGGCATGATCTCGGGCGCCTATCAGGCCGAGGTCTATCGCGCTGCCGTGCTCGCGGTCTCGCGCGGTGAACTCGAGGCGGCGCGTGCCATGGGCATGGCGCCGCTCGTCGTGTTTCGCCGCATCCTGATTCCGCAGGTGCTGCGCTTCGCGCTGCCGGGCATCGGCAACGTGTGGCAACTGAGCCTCAAGGACTCGGCGCTGATTTCCGTGACGGGCCTCGCCGAATTGTTGCGCACGAGCCAGGTCGCGGCCGGCTCCACGCACCAGTACTTCACGTTCTTCGTGGCGGGCGGCGCGCTCTATCTCGTCATGACCGGCATTTCGAACCGCATCTTCAACAAGGCCGAAGCACAGGTGGGCAAGAGTTTTCGCCGCAACTTCGCACGCAACTGA
- a CDS encoding transporter substrate-binding domain-containing protein, giving the protein MVKRMTWVARMGAVLGAAAVLAAPVQAKEWKSVTVALEGGYAPWNLTLPGGKLGGFEPELLANLCTRIKIQCNMVAQDWDGMIPGLQAGKFDVLMDAISITPEREKIIAFSRPYAATPATFAVTDTKVLPKAAPGAPVVKLTGEAKTDQPTVDSLRKQLKGKTIGIQSGTVYTKFINDSFKDVATIRVYKTSPERDLDLVAGRIDASFDDVTYYAALMDKKENASIVLAGPKIGGSIWGPGEGLAFRKQDADLRAKFDTAIAAALADGTVKKLADKWFKTDVTP; this is encoded by the coding sequence ATGGTCAAGCGCATGACGTGGGTGGCAAGGATGGGGGCCGTGCTCGGCGCGGCGGCGGTGCTCGCCGCGCCCGTGCAGGCGAAGGAATGGAAGTCGGTCACGGTGGCGCTGGAAGGCGGTTACGCGCCGTGGAACCTGACGCTGCCGGGCGGCAAGCTGGGCGGCTTCGAGCCCGAGCTGCTCGCGAACCTCTGCACGCGCATCAAGATCCAGTGCAACATGGTCGCGCAGGACTGGGACGGCATGATTCCGGGCCTGCAGGCGGGCAAGTTCGACGTGTTGATGGACGCGATCTCCATCACGCCTGAGCGCGAGAAGATCATCGCGTTCTCGCGTCCGTATGCGGCCACGCCCGCCACGTTCGCCGTGACGGACACGAAGGTGCTGCCGAAGGCCGCGCCCGGCGCGCCGGTCGTCAAGCTCACCGGCGAAGCGAAGACCGACCAGCCCACCGTCGATTCGCTGCGCAAGCAGCTGAAGGGCAAGACCATCGGCATCCAGTCGGGCACGGTCTACACGAAGTTCATCAACGACAGCTTCAAGGACGTGGCCACCATCCGCGTCTACAAGACGTCGCCCGAGCGCGATCTCGACCTCGTGGCGGGCCGCATCGACGCCTCGTTCGACGACGTCACGTACTACGCGGCGCTGATGGACAAGAAGGAGAACGCGTCCATCGTGCTGGCGGGACCGAAGATCGGCGGCTCCATCTGGGGACCGGGCGAGGGCCTCGCGTTCCGCAAGCAGGACGCGGATCTGCGCGCGAAGTTCGACACGGCCATCGCGGCGGCGCTCGCGGACGGCACCGTGAAGAAGCTCGCCGACAAGTGGTTCAAGACGGACGTCACGCCTTAA